GTCGTCAGGAGATATGTCAGTTAAATGTGGGTGACTTTGATTTTTATGGGCGCAAGTTAAGGGTTTTGGGTAAGGGTAAGGGAACGAATGAAGAATATTTAGATATGTCCAAGGATGTGGCGGCGGCTCTTGCAGATTGGTTAATTGCTAGGGGGGATTTGAATGTTAATTTACCAATTTTTACGGCGTTAGATTTTCATAATGAGGGGCATAGATTGACTGCGGATGCTATCTATAAAATTGTGTCGGCAGCTTTTAAGAAAGCGGGGGTGAAGAAACCGATGTCACCGCACAGGGTGAGGCATTCGGCGATTACGGCGGCATTGGATGCGACGGATGGGAATATCAGAAAGGTGCAGAAGTTAAGTCGTCATGCTGACCCCAGAACACTGATGATTTATGATGATAACCGCAATAAAGATTTGTGGGAAATGTCGGAGTTGTTAACGGGAATGTTGAAGGATTCGGGCGAATGAAAATTCATAAATTGAATAATTGTATTATATTAATTTTAGTCAATATTCAGTATTGGTTAACTGTATTTATTTGCTAACAATAGCATTAATAATGATTATTTTTTATGGAAATTATAAATATTGTTTTAGAGAAAGTTAGTTTAATATGGCAATTGCTTGGTGAAAATAAAGAATCACTGCAAGGACTTGGAAGTATTTTAAATCCTTTGGCAATATTTACAGGTAGTGTGCTGATTCAGATTTGGCTCAATATACAAAATAAAGAAAAATTTAAGCAGGAGCAAAAAGCAGCAGATGATAGATATGAGAAACAACAACAACTGACTGAAGAGATAGCCAAGCGTGACGAATATGCCGCTATCGAACGTCTCCGAAAAGAAACTTTGGACAGTTATCTTAATCGAATGACTTTACTTATAGAAAAGCGGTTTGGAGAGCAGAAGAATGTTGTAATTATAGACCAGATTGCCAGAGCTTTAACTATAGCCACTCTTAGAGAATTAGACTCAGAACGAAATAAGCAAATAACAACATTTTTATATGAACTTAACTTAATTCAGAAAGTAGATAGTTTATTAAATACTAGAATACCTTTGTTGTATAAAGCTGACTTGGAGAAAGCCAATCTTAGAGGAGCATTTTTAAAAGGAGCAGATTTGAGAGAAGCTAATCTTAAAGGAGCAGATTTGAGAGAAGCTAATTTAGAAAATGCTTGTTTGGAAGATGCTAACTTAGAGGGTGCATTTTTTGAACAAGCCAACCTGAAAGGCGCAATTTTAAGTGGGGCAACATTAAATTTAGCTAAACTATCAAATGCAATTTTGAATAACGCAAATCTTGAGAAAGCTAGCCTACGCGGAGCCGATTTATCTAATTCTAGTCTTCATGGTACTAATCTCAAAGAAGCTCAAATGAGAGGATGTGATCTATTTCAAGCTGAAATAGTTAATGCAATATTAACGAATGCTGATTTACGTAGAGCCAAATTAATTAACACAACACTAAGTAACTCAGATTTGAGCAATACATTTTTTAAATGGGCTGATTTTAGTCTCTCCAAACTAACTAATGTCAATCTTCAAAGTGCTTATTTAAGGCTGATTGTCTTTAGAGATCAAGTTGAGATACCTGCTGAAAAAGGCTCAATTAAACTTAGGAAAGGTTGTTCAATGACGCTGGCGACAGGTACAAAGCTGATTAGTGGAAAAGCTGAACTAGAAAAAGTAGACTTGAGAGAAGCAACTTTAGATTCAGCCGATTTTAGTGGAGCTATCTTTAAAGAAGTTGATTTGAGAGGAGCAAAATATAAAGAAGAGTCTAGCAAGCCCGTTTTTTCTGAGGGGTTTGATGAATCTCAAATAAGTAATATAGTAACAGAAGAATAATTGGCACTTTTTAACAAATCAACGCAGATTATAAAAATCAAAAGTCGCAAATAGTGCGAAAATTCATGTCATTGTCGCACTATGTCCCAGCACAGTGGGGGGAGGGGTTTGAAGAGTAATTGTCAATCATCTGACAATAATTTTGGACGTAGAGGAGAAATTTAATGCGTTGGAAGTGTAAGGATTGACGAGCAAGTGCGTAATTTGACGGTAAA
Above is a genomic segment from Nostoc sp. UHCC 0870 containing:
- a CDS encoding pentapeptide repeat-containing protein; amino-acid sequence: MEIINIVLEKVSLIWQLLGENKESLQGLGSILNPLAIFTGSVLIQIWLNIQNKEKFKQEQKAADDRYEKQQQLTEEIAKRDEYAAIERLRKETLDSYLNRMTLLIEKRFGEQKNVVIIDQIARALTIATLRELDSERNKQITTFLYELNLIQKVDSLLNTRIPLLYKADLEKANLRGAFLKGADLREANLKGADLREANLENACLEDANLEGAFFEQANLKGAILSGATLNLAKLSNAILNNANLEKASLRGADLSNSSLHGTNLKEAQMRGCDLFQAEIVNAILTNADLRRAKLINTTLSNSDLSNTFFKWADFSLSKLTNVNLQSAYLRLIVFRDQVEIPAEKGSIKLRKGCSMTLATGTKLISGKAELEKVDLREATLDSADFSGAIFKEVDLRGAKYKEESSKPVFSEGFDESQISNIVTEE